The following proteins come from a genomic window of Trifolium pratense cultivar HEN17-A07 linkage group LG4, ARS_RC_1.1, whole genome shotgun sequence:
- the LOC123923278 gene encoding monothiol glutaredoxin-S2, translating into MERVTKMVSERPVVIFSKSSCCMSHTIKTLFCDFGVNPAVYELDEIPRGRDIEQALLRLGSSPSVPTVFIAGELVGGANQVMSLHLNRSLIPMLKKAGALWV; encoded by the coding sequence ATGGAGAGAGTGACAAAGATGGTTTCAGAAAGGCCAGTGGTGATATTCAGCAAGAGTTCATGTTGCATGAGTCATACAATAAAGACACTTTTTTGTGACTTTGGTGTGAATCCAGCAGTTTATGAACTTGATGAGATACCAAGAGGTAGAGACATTGAACAAGCACTATTAAGACTTGGTTCTTCTCCATCTGTTCCAACTGTTTTCATTGCTGGTGAACTTGTTGGTGGAGCCAATCAAGTTATGAGTCTTCATCTTAATCGTTCTTTGATTCCAATGCTTAAAAAAGCTGGTGCTCTTTGGGTTTAA
- the LOC123924007 gene encoding monothiol glutaredoxin-S2 has translation MERVTKMVSERPVVIFSKSSCCMSHTIKTLFCDFGVNPAVYELDEIPRGRDIEQALLRLGSSPSVPTVFIAGELVGGANQVMSLHLNRSLIPMLKKAGALWV, from the coding sequence ATGGAGAGAGTAACAAAGATGGTTTCAGAAAGGCCAGTGGTGATATTCAGCAAGAGTTCATGTTGCATGAGTCATACAATAAAGACACTTTTTTGTGACTTTGGTGTGAATCCAGCAGTTTATGAACTTGATGAGATACCAAGAGGTAGAGACATTGAACAAGCACTATTAAGACTTGGTTCTTCTCCATCTGTTCCAACTGTTTTCATTGCTGGTGAACTTGTTGGTGGAGCTAATCAAGTCATGAGTCTTCATCTTAACCGTTCTTTGATTCCAATGCTTAAAAAAGCTGGTGCTCTTTGGGTTTAA
- the LOC123922672 gene encoding serine/threonine-protein kinase PBL27-like, producing MGCFPCFVAFNKEASHVHSRRVTSEKFKLLSTSSPNTKDELEGSVRTHTFTLQELKAATNNFSPECLLGEGGFGPVYKGRLENPKNKAVAVKQLKQKSCQGDREFLAEVLMLNLLNHKNLVNLIGYCADGDQRLLVYEYMAFGSLDKHLHDLPPRAKPLDWNTRMKIALATAKGLKYMHKANPPVIYRDLKSSNILLDENYQAKLSDFGLAKLGPIGDRSHVTTRVMGTYGYCAPEYFMTGQLTMKSDVYSYGVFMLELISGRRAIDDKRPQAERSLVVWAKSHFKNRRDFIKLVDPQLQGRFPMEGLYQAVAIAAMCVHTQASTRPLIGDIVDSLTYMTRRDTSPKLRKKYDD from the exons ATGGGTTGTTTTCCTTGTTTTGTAGCTTTCAACAAAGAAGCTTCCCATGTTCACTCTAGAAGGGTTACCTCAG aaaaattcaaattactGAGTACCTCAAGTCCGAACACGAAAGATGAGTTAGAAGGAAGTGTGCGTACACATACATTTACATTACAAGAGCTTAAAGCCGCTACTAATAATTTTTCGCCAGAATGTTTACTAGGTGAAGGGGGCTTTGGGCCTGTATACAAAGGTCGCCTTGAGAACCCTAAGAAC AAAGCAGTTGCTGTAAAACAGCTTAAGCAGAAAAGTTGTCAAGGTGATCGAGAATTTTTGGCGGAGGTTCTCATGCTGAACCTATTAAATCACAAAAATCTTGTGAACTTGATTGGTTATTGTGCCGATGGAGATCAACGGTTACTTGTTTACGAGTATATGGCATTTGGATCTTTAGACAAGCATTTACATG ATCTTCCTCCTCGCGCAAAGCCGCTAGATTGGAATACAAGGATGAAAATAGCATTGGCGACAGCAAAGGGATTGAAGTATATGCATAAGGCAAATCCCCCTGTAATATATAGAGACTTAAAATCATCCAACATTCTCCTTGATGAAAATTATCAAGCCAAGTTATCAGATTTTGGGTTGGCAAAACTTGGACCAATTGGTGATAGGAGTCATGTAACCACTAGAGTAATGGGAACATATGGTTATTGTGCCCCTGAATATTTTATGACAGGACAACTAACTATGAAGTCTGATGTTTATAGTTATGGAGTATTCATGCTCGAACTTATCTCAGGACGCAGAGCTATCGATGATAAACGTCCACAAGCCGAGCGAAGTCTAGTTGTTTGG GCAAAAAGTCATTTTAAAAACCGTAGGGACTTTATCAAATTGGTTGACCCTCAACTTCAAGGTCGTTTTCCAATGGAAGGACTATATCAAGCAGTTGCTATTGCAGCAATGTGTGTACATACACAAGCTTCAACAAGGCCTCTCATTGGTGATATTGTGGATAGTCTTACATACATGACAAGAAGGGACACATCACCCAAATTGAGAAAAAAGTATGATGACTAA